The genomic DNA AAGAGTTAGAAGTTGAAGAATGTGAGCTCAGCCCCTCCCCGCGCCCGGTACTCATGTTTAATTAATTAGGTACGAATAATGTCACACGATATTTCAGGCAAAATGATGCCAAATGGCTAGCTATGTGCTGGCTGGTGAGGGATCACATCCATCCCTAGCTGGGGCCCTGGAGATGGAGATATTTCGCATGCATGCAAGCCAAGCCAACAAGCCCCTACTGCAGATATACAGTGGAGACGTGACACAAACTGCTGTAATGTGCGTTCCGCCAACGAAAGATCGAGGTGAAGGCCTCCATGCATGTATGCATTCTCCAGATAGGTGTACAACTGGAGCAAATTATCTTCCATTCCACAGATGTGTTCTGGGCAATACTACACGTACgtgtttagatttttttttgtgcgTGGTGGAACCTGTTTATTCAAAACACTATCGGCACCACTATTGGTTTCTACTCTTCTCAACAATTATGGAAAGTTTTTCAAAATAGATGTATCTCTAAGTGACCAACGATCTAACAAAAAGTCAAATTCAACTTCAGGTCTGGAGTATCTGTGGCGAGAATTGTCGCATCCGACAAAGTCTGTGGCAAAAACTTCACCATATCCTTTGGTTTCAAAACACACTCAGTATCACTTGATTGGTTTCTACTCTTCTCAACAACATACTATTCAAGTTTTTCAAAATAGATGTAGCTCTGAGTCAGTTAGGTAGCGTACCATTCAGGAGAGCTAAGCTTCTACTAGCAGTTTGGAACTAACCAAGATCACGCTCTGATGGATGGCATCATCGCCAACAACTACAGCCGCAACTACAACTACAGCATCAGTTAGAGAGAGAATGCATGCATGGCTGGATGAAAGGTACGTGGAGGTCGGCACGGGAAGGCGCCAAAGCCGTGCTGCCCACGCCCTTCCAACGGGCAGCCAATGCTTGATGTCGCCACGTCCTCTTGGTCTCTTGGATCATTGGACGGGGGACGCCGTCGCCTCCCTATCAATCCGTCTCGGGCCCGGCCCCTGCTGTAATCCCTGCGCTGTGTTCTTACGCGGAATTGTTTGCGTAGGGAGTAGCGTAGTACGTGAGCCCTGCTCGTACGGATGGTAGGAGCGAGGTATCCGTCCACGGATCATCCACTTGCAGGTCGTTGCAGCTGAACAAAGTCCAAGAAATGTGGCCCGATGGATGTGATCCACCGGTCGAGATCTTGTGCACCCCTTGGCACACGGTATCTAAATTCTAAAGATGATGGTAGACCTAGCTGATCTCTCTCTCGTTTATTCGTTCTTAAGAGTTTGAgtttaatactccctccgtccgaaattgtagatcgttttgacacTTCTAAATTCATCATTGACACTTCTAGATTATGAATTTAGAAgtgtcaaaacgacctacaatttcaGACAAGAGGGAGTATACAATAACCGTGGTTGAAACAAATGGAATCGATCTACTCCTCTCTGAAAAAAAATCTGATGATAATGCCAAACTGCCAATGGAGTAGGGCCCATTTCTGCCATGCAAGCAGATTGCAAGCATACACATGGTGCCTGTGTGTTGGAAAGAACAAacaacacacgcacacacacagaGTACCCACCCGCTACTCCACACAAGTCGTTCTTGCACTGTTGCACAGTTCTAAATTAAATTTGCggatctttttttaaaaaaaaaacttgagagCTCGAGACTGTATAACAGTTCTCTCTCCGTGTAGATTTGTAAGATGTGTACTAGGCATGCATATGTAGCCAACTAGTAGCTGCAATAGGTGAGGTAGTAAGGTTTCTTTCAATTCACCCATCCGTGTGTGCATGCACCAACAACAGGGGTCGATTTTTTGGAGCTTGTGTTGACGTGCTTACGGCGAAGTTCACGCATCAAGGAAAACGCAGGCACTCCAAAACTACAAGTCCACAACGAAACAACCGCGTGAGTGTACGGGACGAGCCACAGTCAAAAACCGGCTGTATTATGGCCAGTAGGCTGCTGTCGATTCAACCGCGACCTCACAACTCGATCACATGCGCGCGCGTTCCAAGAACGAGAGGACAATGCAAATCGCCAAGTCGCCATGACTTCGAGCGTCGAAGCGACGACGATCCAGTAGCTCGCTCCATCTCCACGCCAGCCACAAACATTGGCTGCCGGGAGCCCGAGACGACAGTGAGACATGGCACCAGCTCGGCCATTGCCGTTGCCACTTCGTCCACAGCCTCACGTACGCCTATATAAGCGGCGCCCCCAGCTCGCCCTGCTTCACTCGCACCACCACTCGAGCTGAGCTCAGAGCTAGCTACTAGCCTTCGCGCGCCATGGCGAAGAACCACCGCATTGTGGCCCTCCTGCTCGTCGCGGCGACGCTGGTCGCGCAGGCCGCGGCCTGCCCGTCCTGCCCGACGCcgaagccgccaccgccgccgccgacgcccgtgccgtgcccgccgccgccgtcgtcgacgccgccgacgccgtcgacgccgacggGCAAGTGCCCCCTGAACACGCTGAAGCTGCTGGCGTGCGTGGACGCGCTCAACGGGCTCGTGCACGCCGTGGTCGGCGCCAAGG from Setaria italica strain Yugu1 chromosome VII, Setaria_italica_v2.0, whole genome shotgun sequence includes the following:
- the LOC101773321 gene encoding 36.4 kDa proline-rich protein — translated: MAKNHRIVALLLVAATLVAQAAACPSCPTPKPPPPPPTPVPCPPPPSSTPPTPSTPTGKCPLNTLKLLACVDALNGLVHAVVGAKASEKCCPLLSGVADLDAALCLCTTIKAKVLNVNLVLPIAIEVLVNECHKNVPASFQCP